One Clavelina lepadiformis chromosome 1, kaClaLepa1.1, whole genome shotgun sequence genomic region harbors:
- the LOC143454188 gene encoding FHF complex subunit HOOK-interacting protein 1A-like isoform X5 has protein sequence MSWIKKLTKREETPKQVQNISLDNTSTICRDAFKSHWLQICEVISATCPRPAYIPTKETRVAKVEKITADDVDTIRNLLEQMIFLLAEEQGSGDSFGPIFEYALTQNIFEKLYEWWHTTSMYKEEMMLNLLKVYEVLISQAQHSLLHHKQLVGPMLKLLSSTFEPRTDELEGHIVLLLNLLCVWMNRDPTLLDVFFGTSTSHGPANFLVFSLLIEYIHREGTVGQQARDALLLCMALSAENVKVADYIVQNSNFCPVLAVGLSGIYSTLPRHMEVRTDDWHCLHRSDWVHVPELTNFMNSFEFCNSVIEVAHESVSNQLLDFFYNGFLVSVFGPSLHKKRGTVESESETSANEVVVTTAYLNLFLRSVTAPALMRCFLKFLLTHCHENNVIINTLIQRIASGNRLALVSLSLIRTLVDINCEDLMLQLIFRYIIPCQHILASQRRAICDVDIHNASASRFLALTPQSCRIETTSKNEDEIFVPVECPEPEQDKTADISHHSLPGISEAVASEPFDGNEHLEMAPNQRTRTITSPSTMAEFGPDLKSQLELNTSYMDYLEDAKTTIDQCRQACQGWSAPYDGIDPSPEGTENKISKLRDTNADLVFESTPVLPRKEESPEITDTSRTAQASAGLQQTSTFTPSGLDASSSGFGHVSRTSSFADTFLQPIEQKSSSESLPSADLNPRLENNATETVIADGQTDTVSDEKNRSDDQLDFDLQNGSSELSEQNLDVVGIFDENLNETVQEIMKLPSEEDSEKLSIPRSNTASSVDEFFRSLMEIVPKTTRDKVENGKAGTSKVAEEDIESGIEVSSDGEIPSTSPECAVAEGEELETLSQQNADSMSQLSLNTDEMEDAFEKVDKEITKLCEDELAATERLGTKANNYSFADDSEDEFDDTASINSSSFYEAADEYSPTEISVSPAAPLKLQGIPYTGPLIGNLFAKLDQMITNSLYENLLLTGIVTRLAAYPQPLLRSFLLNTHMVFHPSVRSLYQVLNSARNKIDAYAARVTDFNVLVRRAQKYLLARGAFPFSGDARKRSIVDEKPMPVPKVQSRTLGGMFRRRKPKDRTNKKSLLPTLETLLERRGRSSSRNSESSEIHPSDGAGDSASMFYVQQKAQQKNRDERKLKELRTKNAVYASIVLAEFLKELAAVAQEHAVTHI, from the exons ATGAGCTGGATAAAGAAGTTAACTAAGAGGGAAGAAACCCCAAAACAGGTTCAGAATATTTCTTTGGACAATACATCTACAATATGTCGTGATGCATTTAAGTCCCATTGGCTACAG ATTTGTGAAGTTATCAGTGCCACATGTCCAAGACCGGCATACATCCCAACCAAGGAAACAAGAGTAGCAAAGGTTGAAAAGATAACAGCTGATGATGTTGACACCATTAGAAATCTACTTGAACAGATGATCTTCCTCCTAGCAGAGGAGCAGGGTTCAG GTGATTCCTTTGGTCCCATTTTTGAATATGCTCTTACCCAAAACATATTTGAGAAGTTGTATGAATGGTGGCATACGACCTCCATGTATAAAGAGGAAATGATGCTTAATTTG TTAAAAGTATACGAGGTATTGATCAGCCAAGCACAACATTCATTATTACACCACAAACAGCTTGTTGGTCCAATGCTAAAATTGCTTTCCTCTACCTTTGAGCCCAG GACGGACGAATTAGAGGGACACATTGTCTTGCTTCTCAACCTTTTGTGTGTTTGGATGAACAGAGATCCAACACTCTTGGATGTGTTTTTTGGTACCTCCACCAGCCACGGCCCTGCTAATTTCCTCGTCTTTTCGCTTCTAATTGAATACATTCACAG GGAAGGAACTGTTGGGCAGCAAGCAAGGGATGCCCTCCTATTGTGCATGGCTCTTTCAGCGGAGAATGTAAAAGTTGCAGACTACATTGTCCAGAATTCCAATTTTTGTCCA GTACTTGCAGTTGGGTTAAGTGGGATATACTCAACATTACCAAGACACATGGAAGTGAGAACGGATGACTGGCATTGTTTGCATCGTAGTGATTGGGTCCATGTTCCAGAACTAACTAACTTCATGAATTCCTTTGAGTTCTGTAATTCTGTTATTGAG GTCGCCCATGAAAGTGTCAGTAACCAGCTTTTGGATTTCTTTTACAATGGTTTTTTGGTATCAGTGTTTGGCCCTTCATTGCACAAG AAAAGGGGTACGGTTGAAAGTGAAAGTGAA ACTTCAGCCAATGAAGTAGTGGTGACCACAGCATACCTTAATCTCTTCCTGAGATCAGTGACTGCACCTGCATTAATGCGATGTTTTCTCAAATTTCTTCTCACTCATTGTCACGAGAACAACGTCATTATCAATACTTTAATTCAAAGGATAGCGAGTGGCAACAGG CTTGCTTTAGTATCACTATCATTGATACGAACCCTGGTCGATATCAATTGCGAAGATTTGATGTTGCAGTTGATATTTAG gTATATAATTCCTTGTCAGCACATTCTTGCCAGCCAGCGTCGAGCGATCTGTGATGTTGATATTCATAATGCATCTGCATCACGCTTTCTTGCTCTTACTCCGCAGTCTTGCCGAATCGAAACAACATCTAAAAATGAAGATGAGATTTTTGTCCCAGTTGAATGCCCTGAACCTGAGCAAGACAAG ACTGCTGATATCAGTCACCACTCACTACCTGGTATTAGTGAAGCTGTTGCATCTGAACCCTTTGATG GTAATGAGCATTTGGAAATGGCTCCTAACCAACGCACTCGTACCATTACAAGTCCTAGCACGATGGCTGAATTTGGACCAGACTTGAAGTCACAACTTGAACTAAACACAAGTTATATGGATTATTTAGAAGATGCTAAAACAACTATTGACCAGTGCAG GCAAGCCTGTCAAGGATGGTCTGCTCCATATGATGGTATTGATCCATCACCAGAAggaacagaaaataaaataagcaaaCTCAGGGATACAAATGCTG ATCTTGTTTTTGAGAGTACCCCGGTGCTACCTCGTAAAGAGGAGAGTCCAGAAATAACAGACACAAGTCGCACTGCTCAAGCTTCAGCTGGCTTACAGCAGACATCAACATTCACCCCATCTGGCCTGGATGCATCAAGTAGTGGTTTCGGTCATGTCAGTAGAACATCTAGCTTTGCTGATACATTTCTTCAACCAATTGAGCAAAAAAGTTCTTCCGAATCTCTACCATCAGCTGATTTAAATCCAAGACTTGAAAACAATGCCACAGAAACTGTTATCGCAGATGGACAAACTGACACTGTGTCAGATGAAAAGAATAGATCCGATGATCAGCTAGACTTTGACTTGCAAAATGGTTCATCGGAACTATCAGAGCAGAATTTAGATGTGGTTGGAATATTTGATGAAAATTTGAATGAAACTGTCCAGGAGATCATGAAGCTCCCTTCTGAGGAAG ATTCAGAAAAGTTATCAATACCCCGATCAAACACTGCGTCATCAGTGGATGAATTCTTCAGAAGTTTGATGGAAATAGTTCCGAAAACCACTAGAGACAAAGTAGAAAATGGAAAG GCCGGTACAAGCAAGGTAGCTGAAGAAGACATTGAATCAGGCATCGAGGTTTCCTCTGATGGTGAGATCCCAAGCACAAGTCCTGAGTGTGCTGTAGCTGAAGGAGAG GAATTAGAAACATTGAGTCAGCAGAATGCTGATTCGATGAGTCAGTTATCACTTAACACGGACGAGATGGAAGATGCTTTTGAGAAAGTGGATAAAGAGATTACAAAACTATGTGAAGATGAACTTGCAGCTACTGAACGACTGGGAACAAAAGCTAACAATTACAG TTTTGCCGATGACAGTGAAGATGAGTTTGATGACACGGCATCAATCAATTCTTCATCATTTTATGAAGCCGCCGACGAGTATAGTCCAACAGAAATTTCTGTCAGTCCCGCTGCTCCGCTCAAGCTCCAGGGTATCCCCTATACAG GTCCATTGATTGGCAACTTGTTTGCAAAACTTGATCAAATGATAACAAACTCCTTGTACGAAAATCTTCTCCTGACTGGAATCGTGACCCGGCTTGCAGCGTACCCTCAACCCCTACTGAGATCATTTCTGCTGAATACGCACATGGTGTTCCATCCATCAGTAAGATCACTGTACCAG GTTTTAAACAGCGCTAGAAACAAGATCGACGCTTACGCAGCGCGTGTTACCGATTTTAACGTCCTTGTTCGGCGCGCTCAGAAATATCTTCTCGCTCGCGGGGCTTTCCCGTTTTCAGGTGACGCCAGGAAAAGGAGCATTGTCGATGAAAAACCAATGCCTGTGCCGAAAG TCCAAAGCCGTACATTGGGTGGAATGTTTCGTAGACGAAAACCTAAAGACCGGACTAACAAGAAGTCTTTGCTTCCAACCCTGGAAACCTTATTAGAG CGTCGTGGTCGAAGCTCTTCACGAAATTCAGAAAGCAGCGAAATCCATCCGTCAGATGGCGCTGGGGATTCCGCTTCGATGTTTTACGTCCAGCAGAAAGCGCAGCAGAAGAATCGCGACGAACGAAAACTCAAAGAATTACGAACGAAGAACGCTGTTTACGCGAGCATTGTCCTCGCCGAATTTCTCAAGGAACTTGCCGCCGTTGCACAAGAACACGCGGTTACTCAtatttag
- the LOC143454188 gene encoding FHF complex subunit HOOK-interacting protein 1B-like isoform X1: MSWIKKLTKREETPKQVQNISLDNTSTICRDAFKSHWLQICEVISATCPRPAYIPTKETRVAKVEKITADDVDTIRNLLEQMIFLLAEEQGSGDSFGPIFEYALTQNIFEKLYEWWHTTSMYKEEMMLNLLKVYEVLISQAQHSLLHHKQLVGPMLKLLSSTFEPRTDELEGHIVLLLNLLCVWMNRDPTLLDVFFGTSTSHGPANFLVFSLLIEYIHREGTVGQQARDALLLCMALSAENVKVADYIVQNSNFCPVLAVGLSGIYSTLPRHMEVRTDDWHCLHRSDWVHVPELTNFMNSFEFCNSVIEVAHESVSNQLLDFFYNGFLVSVFGPSLHKKRGTVESESETSANEVVVTTAYLNLFLRSVTAPALMRCFLKFLLTHCHENNVIINTLIQRIASGNRLALVSLSLIRTLVDINCEDLMLQLIFRYIIPCQHILASQRRAICDVDIHNASASRFLALTPQSCRIETTSKNEDEIFVPVECPEPEQDKTADISHHSLPGISEAVASEPFDGNGAFHTLSPPSPLHDDPPVMPSFCSKSNMHDSSFSSSTNQALSEYTINEDLSVTINMHSAGNEHLEMAPNQRTRTITSPSTMAEFGPDLKSQLELNTSYMDYLEDAKTTIDQCRQACQGWSAPYDGIDPSPEGTENKISKLRDTNADLVFESTPVLPRKEESPEITDTSRTAQASAGLQQTSTFTPSGLDASSSGFGHVSRTSSFADTFLQPIEQKSSSESLPSADLNPRLENNATETVIADGQTDTVSDEKNRSDDQLDFDLQNGSSELSEQNLDVVGIFDENLNETVQEIMKLPSEEDSEKLSIPRSNTASSVDEFFRSLMEIVPKTTRDKVENGKAGTSKVAEEDIESGIEVSSDGEIPSTSPECAVAEGEELETLSQQNADSMSQLSLNTDEMEDAFEKVDKEITKLCEDELAATERLGTKANNYSFADDSEDEFDDTASINSSSFYEAADEYSPTEISVSPAAPLKLQGIPYTGPLIGNLFAKLDQMITNSLYENLLLTGIVTRLAAYPQPLLRSFLLNTHMVFHPSVRSLYQVLNSARNKIDAYAARVTDFNVLVRRAQKYLLARGAFPFSGDARKRSIVDEKPMPVPKVQSRTLGGMFRRRKPKDRTNKKSLLPTLETLLERRGRSSSRNSESSEIHPSDGAGDSASMFYVQQKAQQKNRDERKLKELRTKNAVYASIVLAEFLKELAAVAQEHAVTHI, from the exons ATGAGCTGGATAAAGAAGTTAACTAAGAGGGAAGAAACCCCAAAACAGGTTCAGAATATTTCTTTGGACAATACATCTACAATATGTCGTGATGCATTTAAGTCCCATTGGCTACAG ATTTGTGAAGTTATCAGTGCCACATGTCCAAGACCGGCATACATCCCAACCAAGGAAACAAGAGTAGCAAAGGTTGAAAAGATAACAGCTGATGATGTTGACACCATTAGAAATCTACTTGAACAGATGATCTTCCTCCTAGCAGAGGAGCAGGGTTCAG GTGATTCCTTTGGTCCCATTTTTGAATATGCTCTTACCCAAAACATATTTGAGAAGTTGTATGAATGGTGGCATACGACCTCCATGTATAAAGAGGAAATGATGCTTAATTTG TTAAAAGTATACGAGGTATTGATCAGCCAAGCACAACATTCATTATTACACCACAAACAGCTTGTTGGTCCAATGCTAAAATTGCTTTCCTCTACCTTTGAGCCCAG GACGGACGAATTAGAGGGACACATTGTCTTGCTTCTCAACCTTTTGTGTGTTTGGATGAACAGAGATCCAACACTCTTGGATGTGTTTTTTGGTACCTCCACCAGCCACGGCCCTGCTAATTTCCTCGTCTTTTCGCTTCTAATTGAATACATTCACAG GGAAGGAACTGTTGGGCAGCAAGCAAGGGATGCCCTCCTATTGTGCATGGCTCTTTCAGCGGAGAATGTAAAAGTTGCAGACTACATTGTCCAGAATTCCAATTTTTGTCCA GTACTTGCAGTTGGGTTAAGTGGGATATACTCAACATTACCAAGACACATGGAAGTGAGAACGGATGACTGGCATTGTTTGCATCGTAGTGATTGGGTCCATGTTCCAGAACTAACTAACTTCATGAATTCCTTTGAGTTCTGTAATTCTGTTATTGAG GTCGCCCATGAAAGTGTCAGTAACCAGCTTTTGGATTTCTTTTACAATGGTTTTTTGGTATCAGTGTTTGGCCCTTCATTGCACAAG AAAAGGGGTACGGTTGAAAGTGAAAGTGAA ACTTCAGCCAATGAAGTAGTGGTGACCACAGCATACCTTAATCTCTTCCTGAGATCAGTGACTGCACCTGCATTAATGCGATGTTTTCTCAAATTTCTTCTCACTCATTGTCACGAGAACAACGTCATTATCAATACTTTAATTCAAAGGATAGCGAGTGGCAACAGG CTTGCTTTAGTATCACTATCATTGATACGAACCCTGGTCGATATCAATTGCGAAGATTTGATGTTGCAGTTGATATTTAG gTATATAATTCCTTGTCAGCACATTCTTGCCAGCCAGCGTCGAGCGATCTGTGATGTTGATATTCATAATGCATCTGCATCACGCTTTCTTGCTCTTACTCCGCAGTCTTGCCGAATCGAAACAACATCTAAAAATGAAGATGAGATTTTTGTCCCAGTTGAATGCCCTGAACCTGAGCAAGACAAG ACTGCTGATATCAGTCACCACTCACTACCTGGTATTAGTGAAGCTGTTGCATCTGAACCCTTTGATGGTAATGGAGCATTTCACACCCTTTCACCCCCTTCACCCTTGCATGATGACCCACCAGTTATGCCTTCATTCTGTTCAAAATCCAATATGCATGACTCTTCGTTTTCATCAAGCACGAATCAAGCTCTGTCCGAGTATACAATCAAtgaagatttgtctgttacaATTAATATGCATTCAG cAGGTAATGAGCATTTGGAAATGGCTCCTAACCAACGCACTCGTACCATTACAAGTCCTAGCACGATGGCTGAATTTGGACCAGACTTGAAGTCACAACTTGAACTAAACACAAGTTATATGGATTATTTAGAAGATGCTAAAACAACTATTGACCAGTGCAG GCAAGCCTGTCAAGGATGGTCTGCTCCATATGATGGTATTGATCCATCACCAGAAggaacagaaaataaaataagcaaaCTCAGGGATACAAATGCTG ATCTTGTTTTTGAGAGTACCCCGGTGCTACCTCGTAAAGAGGAGAGTCCAGAAATAACAGACACAAGTCGCACTGCTCAAGCTTCAGCTGGCTTACAGCAGACATCAACATTCACCCCATCTGGCCTGGATGCATCAAGTAGTGGTTTCGGTCATGTCAGTAGAACATCTAGCTTTGCTGATACATTTCTTCAACCAATTGAGCAAAAAAGTTCTTCCGAATCTCTACCATCAGCTGATTTAAATCCAAGACTTGAAAACAATGCCACAGAAACTGTTATCGCAGATGGACAAACTGACACTGTGTCAGATGAAAAGAATAGATCCGATGATCAGCTAGACTTTGACTTGCAAAATGGTTCATCGGAACTATCAGAGCAGAATTTAGATGTGGTTGGAATATTTGATGAAAATTTGAATGAAACTGTCCAGGAGATCATGAAGCTCCCTTCTGAGGAAG ATTCAGAAAAGTTATCAATACCCCGATCAAACACTGCGTCATCAGTGGATGAATTCTTCAGAAGTTTGATGGAAATAGTTCCGAAAACCACTAGAGACAAAGTAGAAAATGGAAAG GCCGGTACAAGCAAGGTAGCTGAAGAAGACATTGAATCAGGCATCGAGGTTTCCTCTGATGGTGAGATCCCAAGCACAAGTCCTGAGTGTGCTGTAGCTGAAGGAGAG GAATTAGAAACATTGAGTCAGCAGAATGCTGATTCGATGAGTCAGTTATCACTTAACACGGACGAGATGGAAGATGCTTTTGAGAAAGTGGATAAAGAGATTACAAAACTATGTGAAGATGAACTTGCAGCTACTGAACGACTGGGAACAAAAGCTAACAATTACAG TTTTGCCGATGACAGTGAAGATGAGTTTGATGACACGGCATCAATCAATTCTTCATCATTTTATGAAGCCGCCGACGAGTATAGTCCAACAGAAATTTCTGTCAGTCCCGCTGCTCCGCTCAAGCTCCAGGGTATCCCCTATACAG GTCCATTGATTGGCAACTTGTTTGCAAAACTTGATCAAATGATAACAAACTCCTTGTACGAAAATCTTCTCCTGACTGGAATCGTGACCCGGCTTGCAGCGTACCCTCAACCCCTACTGAGATCATTTCTGCTGAATACGCACATGGTGTTCCATCCATCAGTAAGATCACTGTACCAG GTTTTAAACAGCGCTAGAAACAAGATCGACGCTTACGCAGCGCGTGTTACCGATTTTAACGTCCTTGTTCGGCGCGCTCAGAAATATCTTCTCGCTCGCGGGGCTTTCCCGTTTTCAGGTGACGCCAGGAAAAGGAGCATTGTCGATGAAAAACCAATGCCTGTGCCGAAAG TCCAAAGCCGTACATTGGGTGGAATGTTTCGTAGACGAAAACCTAAAGACCGGACTAACAAGAAGTCTTTGCTTCCAACCCTGGAAACCTTATTAGAG CGTCGTGGTCGAAGCTCTTCACGAAATTCAGAAAGCAGCGAAATCCATCCGTCAGATGGCGCTGGGGATTCCGCTTCGATGTTTTACGTCCAGCAGAAAGCGCAGCAGAAGAATCGCGACGAACGAAAACTCAAAGAATTACGAACGAAGAACGCTGTTTACGCGAGCATTGTCCTCGCCGAATTTCTCAAGGAACTTGCCGCCGTTGCACAAGAACACGCGGTTACTCAtatttag
- the LOC143454188 gene encoding FHF complex subunit HOOK-interacting protein 1B-like isoform X3 translates to MSWIKKLTKREETPKQVQNISLDNTSTICRDAFKSHWLQICEVISATCPRPAYIPTKETRVAKVEKITADDVDTIRNLLEQMIFLLAEEQGSGDSFGPIFEYALTQNIFEKLYEWWHTTSMYKEEMMLNLLKVYEVLISQAQHSLLHHKQLVGPMLKLLSSTFEPRTDELEGHIVLLLNLLCVWMNRDPTLLDVFFGTSTSHGPANFLVFSLLIEYIHREGTVGQQARDALLLCMALSAENVKVADYIVQNSNFCPVLAVGLSGIYSTLPRHMEVRTDDWHCLHRSDWVHVPELTNFMNSFEFCNSVIEVAHESVSNQLLDFFYNGFLVSVFGPSLHKTSANEVVVTTAYLNLFLRSVTAPALMRCFLKFLLTHCHENNVIINTLIQRIASGNRLALVSLSLIRTLVDINCEDLMLQLIFRYIIPCQHILASQRRAICDVDIHNASASRFLALTPQSCRIETTSKNEDEIFVPVECPEPEQDKTADISHHSLPGISEAVASEPFDGNGAFHTLSPPSPLHDDPPVMPSFCSKSNMHDSSFSSSTNQALSEYTINEDLSVTINMHSAGNEHLEMAPNQRTRTITSPSTMAEFGPDLKSQLELNTSYMDYLEDAKTTIDQCRQACQGWSAPYDGIDPSPEGTENKISKLRDTNADLVFESTPVLPRKEESPEITDTSRTAQASAGLQQTSTFTPSGLDASSSGFGHVSRTSSFADTFLQPIEQKSSSESLPSADLNPRLENNATETVIADGQTDTVSDEKNRSDDQLDFDLQNGSSELSEQNLDVVGIFDENLNETVQEIMKLPSEEDSEKLSIPRSNTASSVDEFFRSLMEIVPKTTRDKVENGKAGTSKVAEEDIESGIEVSSDGEIPSTSPECAVAEGEELETLSQQNADSMSQLSLNTDEMEDAFEKVDKEITKLCEDELAATERLGTKANNYSFADDSEDEFDDTASINSSSFYEAADEYSPTEISVSPAAPLKLQGIPYTGPLIGNLFAKLDQMITNSLYENLLLTGIVTRLAAYPQPLLRSFLLNTHMVFHPSVRSLYQVLNSARNKIDAYAARVTDFNVLVRRAQKYLLARGAFPFSGDARKRSIVDEKPMPVPKVQSRTLGGMFRRRKPKDRTNKKSLLPTLETLLERRGRSSSRNSESSEIHPSDGAGDSASMFYVQQKAQQKNRDERKLKELRTKNAVYASIVLAEFLKELAAVAQEHAVTHI, encoded by the exons ATGAGCTGGATAAAGAAGTTAACTAAGAGGGAAGAAACCCCAAAACAGGTTCAGAATATTTCTTTGGACAATACATCTACAATATGTCGTGATGCATTTAAGTCCCATTGGCTACAG ATTTGTGAAGTTATCAGTGCCACATGTCCAAGACCGGCATACATCCCAACCAAGGAAACAAGAGTAGCAAAGGTTGAAAAGATAACAGCTGATGATGTTGACACCATTAGAAATCTACTTGAACAGATGATCTTCCTCCTAGCAGAGGAGCAGGGTTCAG GTGATTCCTTTGGTCCCATTTTTGAATATGCTCTTACCCAAAACATATTTGAGAAGTTGTATGAATGGTGGCATACGACCTCCATGTATAAAGAGGAAATGATGCTTAATTTG TTAAAAGTATACGAGGTATTGATCAGCCAAGCACAACATTCATTATTACACCACAAACAGCTTGTTGGTCCAATGCTAAAATTGCTTTCCTCTACCTTTGAGCCCAG GACGGACGAATTAGAGGGACACATTGTCTTGCTTCTCAACCTTTTGTGTGTTTGGATGAACAGAGATCCAACACTCTTGGATGTGTTTTTTGGTACCTCCACCAGCCACGGCCCTGCTAATTTCCTCGTCTTTTCGCTTCTAATTGAATACATTCACAG GGAAGGAACTGTTGGGCAGCAAGCAAGGGATGCCCTCCTATTGTGCATGGCTCTTTCAGCGGAGAATGTAAAAGTTGCAGACTACATTGTCCAGAATTCCAATTTTTGTCCA GTACTTGCAGTTGGGTTAAGTGGGATATACTCAACATTACCAAGACACATGGAAGTGAGAACGGATGACTGGCATTGTTTGCATCGTAGTGATTGGGTCCATGTTCCAGAACTAACTAACTTCATGAATTCCTTTGAGTTCTGTAATTCTGTTATTGAG GTCGCCCATGAAAGTGTCAGTAACCAGCTTTTGGATTTCTTTTACAATGGTTTTTTGGTATCAGTGTTTGGCCCTTCATTGCACAAG ACTTCAGCCAATGAAGTAGTGGTGACCACAGCATACCTTAATCTCTTCCTGAGATCAGTGACTGCACCTGCATTAATGCGATGTTTTCTCAAATTTCTTCTCACTCATTGTCACGAGAACAACGTCATTATCAATACTTTAATTCAAAGGATAGCGAGTGGCAACAGG CTTGCTTTAGTATCACTATCATTGATACGAACCCTGGTCGATATCAATTGCGAAGATTTGATGTTGCAGTTGATATTTAG gTATATAATTCCTTGTCAGCACATTCTTGCCAGCCAGCGTCGAGCGATCTGTGATGTTGATATTCATAATGCATCTGCATCACGCTTTCTTGCTCTTACTCCGCAGTCTTGCCGAATCGAAACAACATCTAAAAATGAAGATGAGATTTTTGTCCCAGTTGAATGCCCTGAACCTGAGCAAGACAAG ACTGCTGATATCAGTCACCACTCACTACCTGGTATTAGTGAAGCTGTTGCATCTGAACCCTTTGATGGTAATGGAGCATTTCACACCCTTTCACCCCCTTCACCCTTGCATGATGACCCACCAGTTATGCCTTCATTCTGTTCAAAATCCAATATGCATGACTCTTCGTTTTCATCAAGCACGAATCAAGCTCTGTCCGAGTATACAATCAAtgaagatttgtctgttacaATTAATATGCATTCAG cAGGTAATGAGCATTTGGAAATGGCTCCTAACCAACGCACTCGTACCATTACAAGTCCTAGCACGATGGCTGAATTTGGACCAGACTTGAAGTCACAACTTGAACTAAACACAAGTTATATGGATTATTTAGAAGATGCTAAAACAACTATTGACCAGTGCAG GCAAGCCTGTCAAGGATGGTCTGCTCCATATGATGGTATTGATCCATCACCAGAAggaacagaaaataaaataagcaaaCTCAGGGATACAAATGCTG ATCTTGTTTTTGAGAGTACCCCGGTGCTACCTCGTAAAGAGGAGAGTCCAGAAATAACAGACACAAGTCGCACTGCTCAAGCTTCAGCTGGCTTACAGCAGACATCAACATTCACCCCATCTGGCCTGGATGCATCAAGTAGTGGTTTCGGTCATGTCAGTAGAACATCTAGCTTTGCTGATACATTTCTTCAACCAATTGAGCAAAAAAGTTCTTCCGAATCTCTACCATCAGCTGATTTAAATCCAAGACTTGAAAACAATGCCACAGAAACTGTTATCGCAGATGGACAAACTGACACTGTGTCAGATGAAAAGAATAGATCCGATGATCAGCTAGACTTTGACTTGCAAAATGGTTCATCGGAACTATCAGAGCAGAATTTAGATGTGGTTGGAATATTTGATGAAAATTTGAATGAAACTGTCCAGGAGATCATGAAGCTCCCTTCTGAGGAAG ATTCAGAAAAGTTATCAATACCCCGATCAAACACTGCGTCATCAGTGGATGAATTCTTCAGAAGTTTGATGGAAATAGTTCCGAAAACCACTAGAGACAAAGTAGAAAATGGAAAG GCCGGTACAAGCAAGGTAGCTGAAGAAGACATTGAATCAGGCATCGAGGTTTCCTCTGATGGTGAGATCCCAAGCACAAGTCCTGAGTGTGCTGTAGCTGAAGGAGAG GAATTAGAAACATTGAGTCAGCAGAATGCTGATTCGATGAGTCAGTTATCACTTAACACGGACGAGATGGAAGATGCTTTTGAGAAAGTGGATAAAGAGATTACAAAACTATGTGAAGATGAACTTGCAGCTACTGAACGACTGGGAACAAAAGCTAACAATTACAG TTTTGCCGATGACAGTGAAGATGAGTTTGATGACACGGCATCAATCAATTCTTCATCATTTTATGAAGCCGCCGACGAGTATAGTCCAACAGAAATTTCTGTCAGTCCCGCTGCTCCGCTCAAGCTCCAGGGTATCCCCTATACAG GTCCATTGATTGGCAACTTGTTTGCAAAACTTGATCAAATGATAACAAACTCCTTGTACGAAAATCTTCTCCTGACTGGAATCGTGACCCGGCTTGCAGCGTACCCTCAACCCCTACTGAGATCATTTCTGCTGAATACGCACATGGTGTTCCATCCATCAGTAAGATCACTGTACCAG GTTTTAAACAGCGCTAGAAACAAGATCGACGCTTACGCAGCGCGTGTTACCGATTTTAACGTCCTTGTTCGGCGCGCTCAGAAATATCTTCTCGCTCGCGGGGCTTTCCCGTTTTCAGGTGACGCCAGGAAAAGGAGCATTGTCGATGAAAAACCAATGCCTGTGCCGAAAG TCCAAAGCCGTACATTGGGTGGAATGTTTCGTAGACGAAAACCTAAAGACCGGACTAACAAGAAGTCTTTGCTTCCAACCCTGGAAACCTTATTAGAG CGTCGTGGTCGAAGCTCTTCACGAAATTCAGAAAGCAGCGAAATCCATCCGTCAGATGGCGCTGGGGATTCCGCTTCGATGTTTTACGTCCAGCAGAAAGCGCAGCAGAAGAATCGCGACGAACGAAAACTCAAAGAATTACGAACGAAGAACGCTGTTTACGCGAGCATTGTCCTCGCCGAATTTCTCAAGGAACTTGCCGCCGTTGCACAAGAACACGCGGTTACTCAtatttag